One bacterium HR17 DNA window includes the following coding sequences:
- the degA gene encoding HTH-type transcriptional regulator DegA: MSSNRVTIRDIAKRLGVSPATVSTALTGRRNGVFVSEETKRRVWEVARELGYPLERLRARTPQLQRVALFCPPRPDSLLISGTVLELSHLLSQQGFRVLVHISHDRRQACEVVQHLYRRQEVDGAIFVGSRNHPEEVAVGEVPCVVVGEVPESVAVWRVGVDNEGGGRLVGEHLWALGHRRVGMVFSEANPLPSMKRLQGLRKVWQERGMDFPDEWVLRLSSDAESELMERLPPFVQPKRGKLAFTALFCYNDRLAGIAIKCLRRMGLRVPDDISVVGFDDAPYAELLDPPLTTVQQPFDQLGALAAQLLQERLSAPLEPPKVLVLPCRLVVRASTTSVSQ, encoded by the coding sequence TTGAGTTCAAATCGGGTGACGATTCGGGACATCGCCAAGCGGCTAGGAGTTTCACCTGCCACGGTCTCCACGGCGCTGACAGGGCGCCGCAACGGTGTGTTCGTGAGCGAGGAGACGAAGCGCCGGGTTTGGGAGGTCGCGCGCGAACTAGGTTACCCGCTAGAACGCCTGCGGGCGCGCACGCCCCAGTTACAACGGGTGGCGCTCTTTTGCCCGCCTCGCCCTGACTCCCTGCTCATCAGCGGCACCGTGCTGGAGTTATCCCACTTGCTCAGCCAACAAGGGTTTCGTGTGTTGGTTCATATAAGCCACGACCGCAGACAAGCCTGTGAAGTGGTCCAGCACCTTTACCGACGACAAGAAGTTGACGGTGCGATTTTCGTCGGGTCACGCAATCACCCTGAAGAGGTGGCGGTCGGAGAAGTGCCCTGCGTTGTGGTTGGTGAAGTGCCGGAAAGTGTGGCGGTTTGGCGCGTCGGTGTGGACAACGAAGGTGGAGGGCGATTGGTCGGCGAGCACTTGTGGGCACTGGGGCATCGGCGGGTTGGGATGGTCTTTTCTGAAGCCAATCCGCTGCCCAGCATGAAGCGCCTGCAGGGGCTACGCAAAGTGTGGCAGGAGCGGGGCATGGACTTCCCCGATGAATGGGTGTTGCGCCTAAGTTCCGACGCCGAAAGCGAATTGATGGAGCGGTTGCCCCCGTTTGTGCAACCCAAGCGGGGCAAACTGGCGTTCACAGCCCTCTTTTGCTACAACGACCGTCTGGCAGGTATAGCGATTAAGTGCCTGCGGCGGATGGGGTTGCGGGTGCCAGACGACATTTCGGTTGTCGGGTTTGACGATGCCCCCTACGCCGAATTGTTAGATCCACCGCTCACAACCGTTCAACAACCCTTTGACCAGTTAGGCGCGTTAGCGGCGCAATTGTTGCAGGAGCGTCTCAGTGCCCCTCTTGAGCCGCCTAAGGTGCTCGTCTTGCCCTGCCGGTTGGTTGTGCGGGCGTCCACGACATCGGTGAGCCAATGA
- the purR_2 gene encoding HTH-type transcriptional repressor PurR, producing MATLADVAKRAGVALSTVSAVLNNRPDCFVSAETRQRILKAAAELGYRPHYLARSLARGKTDTLGLVIYEVTNPYFARIADEVERAAREAGYQLLLCTNRDEPECSDRANLELLSQRRVDGILLWASRYPPEGYTVPLPDEAKGRVVVLGYHTADGTDYVSVNRAEGTYRATQHLIALGHRQLGYLAPYGDLHPDHPKLAGVLQAVQEAGLPEPLLIPTDGHFRGDGYRAVQRAREWQPRPTALVCYNDLLAIGAHKGLRELGWRIPEDIAFVGFDGIEEGAFLEVPLTTVAVPIAEMSQTAVQFLINRLEGRAERPQQLTLAPRLVVRRSCGAKEA from the coding sequence ATGGCGACTTTAGCCGATGTGGCAAAGCGGGCAGGCGTGGCGTTGTCTACGGTCTCGGCGGTGTTGAACAACCGGCCTGACTGCTTTGTGTCTGCGGAGACGCGCCAACGCATTTTGAAAGCGGCAGCGGAACTGGGCTATCGTCCTCACTACCTTGCGCGGTCGTTGGCAAGGGGCAAGACTGACACGCTGGGCTTGGTTATTTACGAGGTCACCAACCCCTATTTTGCCCGCATCGCCGACGAGGTGGAACGAGCGGCACGGGAAGCGGGCTACCAATTGCTGCTATGCACCAACCGCGACGAACCTGAATGCAGCGACCGCGCGAACTTGGAACTGCTGAGCCAGCGGCGGGTGGACGGGATTTTACTGTGGGCGAGCCGCTATCCCCCAGAAGGCTACACTGTCCCCTTGCCGGACGAAGCCAAGGGGCGGGTCGTCGTGCTGGGCTACCACACAGCAGATGGGACGGACTATGTGTCCGTGAACCGTGCAGAAGGCACCTATCGCGCCACGCAGCATTTGATTGCCTTGGGGCATCGGCAGTTGGGCTACCTTGCCCCTTATGGGGATTTGCATCCTGACCATCCCAAGTTGGCGGGGGTGCTGCAGGCGGTGCAGGAAGCGGGGTTGCCCGAACCGCTGCTTATCCCGACGGACGGGCATTTTCGGGGAGACGGCTACCGTGCTGTGCAGCGGGCACGCGAGTGGCAACCCCGTCCGACGGCGTTGGTCTGCTACAATGACCTGCTCGCCATTGGCGCTCACAAGGGCTTGCGCGAATTGGGTTGGCGCATACCCGAAGACATTGCCTTTGTCGGCTTTGACGGCATCGAAGAAGGCGCGTTTTTAGAAGTCCCATTGACGACCGTTGCTGTGCCCATCGCCGAGATGAGCCAAACGGCAGTGCAGTTTCTCATCAACCGCCTTGAAGGGCGGGCGGAGCGACCACAGCAATTGACCCTTGCCCCACGGTTGGTCGTGCGCCGGTCTTGTGGGGCGAAGGAGGCGTAA
- the yesW gene encoding Rhamnogalacturonan endolyase YesW, whose amino-acid sequence MTTPKSFFYQTALALAGATTLLATALQKAESGHALTTTPPAQPLRQMERLGRGIVAVRIGDDRAFVAWRLLATDPEGIAFNLYRRVGHRAPVRVNTTPITQSTCFVDNGVDFRHPVAYFVRPVVNGKEVAASASFHLPANVPVRPYITVPMRQVPGDTAWVYAPNDASVGDLDGDGEYELVVKREWDAYDPAQNGICRGTTKLEAYKLDGTFLWRIDLGPNIRSGAHYTPFLVYDFDGDGKAEVVARTAELTVDGTGNVIGDVDGDGRTNYVNPQTGRILEGPEFLSVFDGRTGREIARTRYIPRGKVSEWGDNYGNRCDRFLMAIAYLDGVHPSIVMCRGYYAKTVLEAWDFHDGKLVHRWTFDTTANGGRFRTYEGQGNHNLFVGDVDGDGKDEIIYGACAVDDNGSGLYSTGWGHGDAMHLSDIDPDRAGLEVFQCHERPHPYGVTLRDAATGKLLWGFPAPRDVGRALAADIDPRFRGYECWAAGGGLWGKVWNCKGERIADAQLPVNMAVWWDDDLLRELLDDTVIAKWDWQAGKLVRLFDARKWGCVSNNGTKANPCLVADILGDWREEVLWRTADNRALRLFVSTVPTPYRLYTLMHDPVYRLSVAHQNVGYNMPTQTGFYLGDGMTHLPKPRILCR is encoded by the coding sequence ATGACTACGCCCAAGTCGTTTTTTTACCAAACGGCGCTCGCTTTGGCGGGTGCGACAACTCTGCTGGCAACAGCCCTCCAAAAAGCGGAAAGCGGGCACGCGTTGACCACCACGCCACCGGCGCAGCCGCTTCGCCAAATGGAACGGTTAGGACGGGGCATCGTGGCAGTGCGCATCGGTGATGACCGCGCGTTTGTGGCGTGGCGACTGTTGGCAACGGACCCTGAGGGCATCGCTTTCAACCTTTACCGACGCGTCGGTCACCGTGCGCCGGTGCGGGTCAACACCACGCCCATCACGCAAAGCACTTGCTTTGTGGACAACGGCGTGGATTTCCGTCACCCTGTCGCCTATTTCGTTCGTCCCGTCGTCAACGGTAAAGAGGTGGCTGCCAGTGCCTCGTTTCACTTGCCTGCCAATGTGCCCGTTCGCCCCTATATCACTGTCCCGATGCGCCAAGTGCCCGGCGACACAGCGTGGGTGTATGCGCCCAACGACGCCAGCGTGGGCGATTTAGACGGCGATGGCGAATACGAACTCGTCGTCAAGCGTGAATGGGACGCTTACGACCCCGCACAAAACGGTATCTGTCGGGGCACGACAAAGTTGGAAGCCTACAAACTAGACGGCACTTTCCTGTGGCGCATTGACCTTGGACCCAACATCCGTTCGGGGGCTCACTACACGCCCTTTCTCGTTTATGACTTTGACGGTGACGGCAAAGCGGAAGTCGTTGCCCGCACGGCAGAGTTGACCGTTGACGGCACGGGCAATGTGATTGGCGATGTGGACGGTGACGGGCGCACCAACTATGTCAACCCCCAAACGGGGCGCATCTTGGAAGGACCAGAGTTCTTGTCGGTTTTTGACGGGCGGACAGGGCGTGAAATTGCCCGCACCCGTTACATCCCGCGCGGGAAGGTGTCTGAGTGGGGCGACAACTACGGCAATCGCTGTGACCGCTTCCTGATGGCGATCGCTTACCTAGATGGCGTTCACCCCAGCATCGTCATGTGCCGTGGCTATTACGCCAAAACGGTCTTGGAGGCGTGGGACTTTCACGACGGCAAACTGGTGCACCGTTGGACTTTTGACACGACAGCAAACGGCGGGCGCTTCCGCACTTACGAAGGACAAGGTAACCACAACCTGTTTGTCGGTGATGTGGACGGAGACGGCAAGGACGAAATCATCTACGGTGCTTGCGCCGTTGACGACAATGGCAGCGGACTTTACTCGACGGGTTGGGGGCATGGTGACGCAATGCACCTTTCCGACATTGACCCTGACCGCGCGGGCTTGGAAGTGTTCCAATGCCACGAGCGCCCCCACCCTTACGGCGTGACGCTGCGAGACGCAGCGACAGGCAAGTTGCTGTGGGGTTTTCCTGCGCCCCGCGATGTCGGACGAGCGTTGGCAGCGGACATTGACCCGCGTTTTCGGGGTTACGAGTGCTGGGCAGCAGGGGGTGGGTTGTGGGGCAAGGTGTGGAACTGCAAAGGCGAGAGAATTGCCGACGCCCAGTTGCCCGTCAACATGGCGGTTTGGTGGGACGACGATTTGCTCCGGGAGTTGTTGGACGACACGGTGATTGCTAAGTGGGATTGGCAAGCGGGCAAACTCGTTCGCCTGTTTGACGCCCGCAAATGGGGGTGCGTCTCCAACAACGGCACGAAAGCCAACCCGTGTCTGGTCGCCGACATCCTCGGCGATTGGCGCGAAGAAGTGCTCTGGCGCACCGCTGACAACCGCGCATTGCGATTGTTCGTCAGCACCGTCCCGACACCTTATCGCCTTTACACGCTGATGCACGACCCCGTTTATCGGCTTAGCGTCGCCCACCAAAATGTCGGCTACAACATGCCGACGCAAACAGGCTTTTACTTGGGCGACGGGATGACCCATCTACCCAAACCCCGCATCCTCTGCCGCTGA